A region of Candidatus Methylomirabilota bacterium DNA encodes the following proteins:
- a CDS encoding glycosyltransferase: MTLPAVSVLMGVHNGAPWVREAVLSVLTQTAADLELIVIDDASDDATPDLLAEVRDARLRVERPPRHEGLTRSLNRALGLARAPLVARLDADDLALPERFARQRMVLDAQPAIGLLGTGAQEVDASGFAVAVLRPPADDAGIRRALIRGNPFVHSSVMARRSVVERAGGYDPRFLVAQDYDLWMRVSRLSRLANVPEPLVIRRLLPGRISESREDERLRAEARIRWRAVRRGDYPAWCAVHALRPTLALALPRFVRQLLRRSMGG, encoded by the coding sequence GTGACCCTTCCCGCGGTCTCCGTGCTCATGGGCGTCCACAACGGCGCGCCCTGGGTCCGGGAGGCCGTGCTGAGCGTGCTGACCCAGACGGCCGCCGACCTCGAGCTCATCGTGATCGACGATGCCTCCGACGACGCCACTCCCGATCTCCTCGCCGAGGTTCGCGACGCGCGTCTGCGGGTCGAGCGCCCGCCCCGCCATGAAGGACTGACGCGCTCGCTCAACCGCGCCCTCGGGCTCGCGCGGGCGCCCCTGGTGGCTCGCCTCGACGCCGACGACCTCGCCTTGCCGGAGCGATTCGCGCGCCAGCGCATGGTCCTCGATGCCCAGCCGGCCATCGGGCTCCTCGGCACCGGCGCCCAGGAGGTGGACGCCTCGGGCTTCGCGGTGGCCGTCCTGCGACCCCCGGCCGATGATGCCGGCATCCGGCGCGCGCTCATCCGCGGCAATCCCTTCGTGCATTCCTCCGTGATGGCGCGCCGGTCGGTCGTGGAGCGGGCGGGCGGATACGATCCGAGATTCCTCGTGGCGCAGGACTACGATCTCTGGATGCGCGTCAGCCGGCTGTCCCGGCTGGCCAACGTGCCCGAGCCGCTGGTGATCCGGCGTCTCCTTCCCGGCCGGATCTCGGAAAGCCGCGAGGACGAGCGGCTGCGGGCGGAAGCCCGCATCCGCTGGCGGGCGGTGAGGCGCGGCGACTATCCCGCGTGGTGCGCCGTTCACGCGCTCCGGCCCACCCTGGCCCTCGCCCTGCCGCGATTCGTCAGGCAGCTGCTTCGGCGGAGCATGGGTGGCTGA